The Herpetosiphon gulosus sequence GAAGCCACGGGGTCATACTGGATTCGGCTGGCGGTTACCCTGCATCAAGCAGGCTACGCGGTGGCCGTGATGAATCCAAAGCACATCCACAATTTTGCCAAATCGCTCCCGCGTCGCGCGAAAACCGATGCGCTTGATGCCGACGTTCTTCTCCGCTTTGCGACTGAGCGCCAGCCATCCTGTTGGACTCCACCGCCAACGGTCTATCATGAACTGCGCCAACGCTTACTTGCTCGCGATGCCTTACTGGCCATGCGAACCCAAGCCCGTAACCAACAGCATGCCCTCAGTCAGTGGCCCGTGGTTGTTGCGGAGGTAACCGCCCACTTTAATACCGTCTTGGCGGCCTTGGATACACAACTGGCGATGCTCGAACGCGAAATCACCACGACCATGCAGCTCGGTGACTGGGCAGCATCGGCCACGCTCTTGTTATCAATCCCGGGGATCGGTCTGCACACGACCGCGTGGCTGCTGGTGAGCACGCTTAATTTCACCTTGTGCGCAACCCCGGAAGCAGCGGTAGCCTATGCTGGATTAAATCCGCTTGCCCGCGAG is a genomic window containing:
- a CDS encoding IS110 family transposase; the protein is MNRSPVYHCFVGIDIAAKTFVAAYAEPGHAASSPRTFDQTEAGFAAFQAYLPATILPTQILIAMEATGSYWIRLAVTLHQAGYAVAVMNPKHIHNFAKSLPRRAKTDALDADVLLRFATERQPSCWTPPPTVYHELRQRLLARDALLAMRTQARNQQHALSQWPVVVAEVTAHFNTVLAALDTQLAMLEREITTTMQLGDWAASATLLLSIPGIGLHTTAWLLVSTLNFTLCATPEAAVAYAGLNPLARESGTSIRGRPRVGRGGNARLRTVLYMATLSASRYNPPIQALYTRLRERGKAVKVARCAAARKLIHLAWAIVKTGQPFDPGYQQKLREHRVMVAITD